One Candidatus Zixiibacteriota bacterium genomic window, ATCATCCAACTGATATCATTGATGGGTGACTTGAGATTGATGGAGTCTCGTAGGGTGGGATCCCTGCGATCCCGCCCGGTTTGTACAATCTTCTTGTTGGGAACGCTATGATAAAACTGGAGCATTCCTGGGTGTGAGATTATGAGGAGTGAATTCGCTTCCCCAAGGCCGGGACCACAGGGCTCCCGGCCTACGATGTTTCTGTTAATCTCCGTAGGGTGGGATCCCTGCGATCCCGCCCGGTTTGTACAATCTTCTTGTTGGGAACGCTATGATAAAACTGGAGCATTCCTGGGTGTGAGATTATGAGAAGTGAATTCGCTTCCTCAAGGCCGGGACCACAGGGCTCCCGGCCTACGAAATTTTCTACTTTCCCATGCTGGAAATAGAATTATGACAAGGCTAAAACGACATTTCGTAGACGGCTATCCGTGTTTTATAACCCTCGTTACTCATGAACGCTTACCTGTACTCGTTGATAATGTCGAATTGCTCCATGAGGCTATTGCCGTAGCACGAACGCGTCTTGAATTCACTGTAATCGCATGGGCAATTCTTCCCAATCATCTGCATGCAATTATATCCTCAGATCATGCCAACATCCCTGACATCGTTCACTGCATCAAACTTTCGTTCGGACAACGTTACCGAAGAAAACACGATCTACGGAAGGGGAAGATCTGGCAAGACCGGTATTGGGATCACATGGTACGAGATCAGCATGATCTTGAACAACGGATAAATTATATCAACCGCAATCCGGTTAAGCATGGCTTGTGTAAGAGTCCGTTCGATTGGGAGCATTCATCAGCAAAGGCGTTTCTCGAATCCGGGCATTATCAGGAAGATTGGGGAGCGCAATAATATGGCTAAATCCCGAACCGTCCGTAGGGCGTGATCCCGCCCGGTTTGGACAATCTTCTTTTTGGGAACGCTATGACAAAACAGGAGCATTCCTGGGTGTGAGATTATGAGAAGTGAATTCGCTTCCCCAAGGCCGGGACCACAGGGCTCCCGGCCTACGATGTTTCTGTTAATCTCCGTAGGGTGGGATCCCCGTGATCCCGCCCGGTCAGAGTTGCTCTTCGTTATGAGTTCTGGCAGAAGTAGCATGCGTCTGACGAGTAATAATGCAATGCAAATGTATCGCCTCAAGGCCGGGACCACAGGGCTCCCGGCCTACGATGTTTCCGTTAATCTCCGTAGGGTGGGATCCCTGTGATCCCGCCCGGTCAGAGTTGCTCTTCGATGGCCAAGACCTCGGTGACCCCGGCCTGTGATGCGAAGGCGTCCCGGCCCGTTTTCAAAAAACCCTAAAAAAATACCCCCAAATCAGTTTGAGGCGGTTGCGAATCAGGCTGTTTTATCTTATATTCACCGGTTAAGTATTGTGAAAAAGTTCACTATGCATGATTCTGAGAGGCGGTTGCGCAGTGTCGAACGTGGACCCATAATGGCCAATGACCATAACCGGCCCTCACTCGCTAAGCCGCTGCCCGACAAGCTCATAACGAATTGTTTCAGATATACGAGGTACTGATGCCGTTAAACATTTCACAACGCACCACCAGCGAAGCGCTTCGAAAAAAGATTGTGGAAATTTCCGGCCAGGATATCGGCAAGTGTTATCAGTGCGGCACTTGCTCCGGCTCCTGCCCGATGATTGCCCACATCAATTGTTTCCCGCGCAAGCTCATGGCCCTCGCACAACTCGGGCATATCGAGGGGCTGGCTGAGGCCAACACCCCCTGGGTCTGTGCCTCCTGCCATGCCTGCATGGTTCGCTGCCCGCGCGGGATCGATATCCCCAAGGTAATGGAAGCGATCCGCCTGCTCAAGCTGCGCCAAAACGTCAACGAGATCGAGCCCTCCAATCTGCAGCCGGAAGAGATTATCGACCTGCCGCAGATCGCCATGGTCTCCGGATTCCGCAAACTGACGTCGTGAGGTGACCATGAAGATTGCATATTACCCCGGATGTACGCTCAAAACGAAAGCTCGTAATCTCGAAAAAGCCGCCCTGGCCAGTTTCAAAGTTCTCGGTATCGAGGTAGAGGAACTGCCTCGCTGGAACTGCTGCGGAGCGGTTTACTCGCTGGCCGACGACGACCTGATTCATATCGTCGCCCCGGTTCGCGACCTCGTACGCGCTCAACAGCAGGGAGCCGAAACGGTCCTGACGCTTTGTGCGATGTGCTATAACACCCTCGCCCGAGCCAACGACCTGATGAAAAACGACGAGGAAAAGAGGGACACGATCAACCGCTTCATGGACGAAGAGCCGGACTATTTCGGTGAGGTTAAAGTGGTCCACCTGCTGGACTATATCCGCGATGACTACGGTTTCGAAAAACTCGCGGAAAAGGTCGTCAAGCCGCTCAAGGGTATCAAAGTGGCTCCGTATTACGGCTGCACGTTGCTCCGTCCGCGTGAAGTGGCGCTGGATAAGCCCGACCAGCCGGAGTTGTTTCAGAAACTCATGGAAACGCTCGGGGCCGAAGTGATCGAGTTCCCGTCCGCCACCACCTGCTGCGGCACTTACCAGGTGCTCGGTAATCCGGAAGCGGCGCTCGATGTATCGCACGGCATTATCACCGACGCCGTCGATCACGGCGCCAACGCCATGGCTCTGGCCTGTCCGCTGTGCGACTACAACCTCGGTAAGCGGCAGGATCAGATGAAATCGAAATTCGAGAACATGCCCGAGATGCCGATTTATTACGTCTCCCAGCTTCTGGCGATAGCCCTCGGAATCGGCGCCGAAGAATGCGATTTCGATCTGAACCGCGAGAGTTCGCTCAAGTTGCTTCAGGCCAACAACCTGATTTCAGCCTGAGCGTAAGTTAGCAAGAATGTTTATGTGAATAGATTCGATAGAGGTGACAATGAGTACCGTAACCGATGAAAAACCCGCGGTCGAGATCAAAATGATCCCCGTCTACATTATGGGGAAGAAATACGAAGTGCCCGCGGAGTTGACGATCATGAAGGCGATCGAGTACGCCGGGTACAAGTACATTCGCGGCTGCGGCTGTCGCGGCGGCATCTGCGGCGCCTGCGCCACGGTCTACCGCAAACCGGGTGACTACAAGATATACACCGGCCTGGCCTGCCAGACGGTAGTCGAGCCGAACATGTATCTGACCCAACTGCCGTTTTATCCCGCCATCCGGGCTACTTACGATTTCTCCGAATTGCACGGTGAGGCCGAAGAAGTCCACGCTCTGTATCCCGAGGTGTTCCGCTGTGTGGCCTGCAACGCCTGCACCAAAGTTTGCCCTATGGATGTCGAGGTGATGGACTATATCGCAGCGATCAAGCGTGGTGATCTCAAAGCGGCGGCTGAAATCTCATTCGACTGCATCCAGTGCGGCCTCTGCGCCAGCCGCTGTATGGGCGAGCTGCCGCAGTATCATATCGCGCAGTTGGTTCGTCGAATCAACGGCGCTTACCTCACGCCGAAGGCGGAGCATTTGCAGACGATGGTGGCCAATATCGAGGCCGGTCGTTATGTCAAGGTACTTCAGGAGCTCAAGGCGATGGACGTGGAAACGCTCAAAAAGACCTACACCGAGCGCGAACTGGAACCGGCCACGGCCGGCGACGACTGGACGCCGCAGAGCAACAAAGGCCTATAAACCGATTATTATTGCTGAAGATAGAGGTTATCGATGCCATACCCGGAAGAACTAAAACAACTGATCAAAGTTGTTGAAAGCACACGCGCGGAACGGGTGGAGCGCAAAAAGAACAATCAGGAAGTTCCGTTTATGTCGCTCGATGAGCGCACGGATATCCTGCAGTTCCATCCCGATGTCAAAGAAGAAGGCCGCCGCGAATTATCGGTCGGTCCCAACAAGGGCTACCGCATCGCCCATGAAATGTGCAACCTGCTCGAAGCGAAGAGCCGTGTCGATCCGTCCCTGGTCGACCTGTCCAAAATCGATTACGAGACCGATATCCTCGTGATCGGCGGCGGCGGTGCCGGCACTGCCGCAGCGCTGCTGGCTCAGGAGCAGGGAGCGAAGGTTATTATCGCTACCAAACTGCGTCACGGCGACGCCAACACCATGATGGCCGAGGGTGGAATTCAGGCCGCGACCAAAGGTTACAAGGATTCCCCGTACTATCATTACCTCGACGTCATGGGCGGCGGGCATTTCAAGAATGTCCCGGATCTGGTCGAGACGCTTTGCAATAAAGCTCCGAGTGTGATCCAATGGCTGGAGGGGCTCGGTTGTAATTTCTCGAAATATCCCGACGGCACGCTCAAGACCATCCACGGCGGCGGTACTTCCCGCAAGCGCATGCATTTCGCGGCCGATATCACCGGCGCCGAAATGATGCGTACGATTCGCGATGAATGCCGCAACCGCGTTAAAGATATTCAGGTGGTCGAATTTTCACCCGCCGTTGAGTTGATCCTCAACGAGCACGGCCAGGCGGCCGGAGCGGTGCTGTATAATCTCGAGACCGAAGAGTACATGGTTGTCAAAGCCAAGGCGGTGGTAATGGCCACCGGCGGCTGCGGACGGCTTCACATTCAGGGATTCATGACGACCAACCATTACGGTGCGACCGCCGACGGTATCGTCATGGGTTATCGGGCCGGTGTTCCGGTCTGTTTCCTGCACACCGTGCAGTACCACCCGACCGGGATCGTGTTCCCGGAACAAGCCGAGGGCATCCTGATTACCGAGAAGTTCCGTGGCAGCGGCGCCAATCTGGTCAATATCGAGGGGAACCAGTTCGTCAACGAGCGCGAGCCGCGCGATGTGGAGGCATCCTCGATCATTCGTGAGTGTGTATCACGCGGTATGGGTATTCCTACTCCGACCGGCAAGCTCGGCATCTGGCTCGATTCGCCGATGATCGATATGCTCTCCGGTGAGGGTACGGTCGAACGCGAGTTCCCGGGCAAGTTCATTCTTTATAAGCGCTTCGGGATCGATATCGCCAGGGAACCGATGCTTATCTATCCGACGCTGCACTACCAGAACGGCGGCCTCGAGTTCAAGCCGGACGGCTCGACTTGTGTGCCCGGTCTGTTCCTGGGCGGTGAGGTCGGCGGCGGTACGCACGGTGAGAACCGCCTGATGGGCAACTCGCTGCTTGACATCATGGTCTACGGCCGCATTGCCGGTGAGGCGGCGGGCAAATATGTCAAGACCGATGCCAAAGACGGCAAGCTCTCGCTCGACCATGTGGTCAAGTACAATCAGGAAGTCGACGCGGCCGGTACGGCCGAAGACCGCGTGGCTCCGATGATCCTTCCAGATTACACCGATCCGCGCGTACGCAACCGTCAGTTGACGACGCACTACGTCGGTACGCTCCGGTAGTATTCTACTGTCGGTTAAGCGGCAGGTCTCGCCGAGACCTGCCCTTGTATCTACATTTCGACCGCCGAGTTCTTGGGCTCGGCGGTTTTCTTTTGCAAGGGAATAGGGAGGTATAGTTTAAACACAGTCGGTTCGTCAAAGTCTTTTTGATATAGCTAATGCTATGACGGATAATGCTGTTTATCAGTCGGCTTTGTCTTGACTTCGAGTCGTGTGCGTCGCATTTTCAGGATCAAGAGGTATGATGGGAAGGGCTTTTGTTGAATATTCTTAGATTTCTCACCTGTGTGGCAGCGTTTCTGTCAATCGGTTCCGTATGGTCGGTCGAACTTGAGCCTGACGTAGACTATTCTGAAAAAATCGTTTTTACGATTAAGCCCAAGGGGAAGAGTTACAAGCTCACCTCGAATACGTTGAGAACTAAAAAATACCTCTCGGCCCGATCGGTATCATCGACTCAGTTTTATATCCATGACAATGCTCTATCCCGGGTGAAAGATGTCAAAGCCTGGGTCGGAGACAAGGTAATTGACAAGAATGAATTCGTGATAAGCCAGGCCTCGGGATACAGCACTTTTAATTCGTTCTCCCGGATTATTGAAATCGATTTTGATCGCTATATCGAACAGGGAGCCGAGGCAAAGATCGAATATAAGACGGAGTATGCCGATATCGCCGATTTCCCGGAAATTTCTATCAGCAATATTAACCGTCTCAAGGAACTGGAATTGGTGTTCCAGCATCCCAGGGATGTCGCGATCGGTTTCGATTTCTATTTCACGCATGATTCGATCCCGGTGATTATCAGTCATGATTCTGAAAAGGAAACGAGGTTGATACTGCGGGATGTGGATTACCACAAACCGGAACCATACCTCTGTATCGATGATTCTCACGGGAGTATCAAGGTTAACATTACACGCGGGGAGGAACACGTCACACCGGCATCCGTGGCCGAGTTCGTGAAATGGTACGGAGAACTTACGCCGCTTCAACCGGTATTCCCGGATTCATACAAAGATTTACCGGTTGACGAACTCGCCGGTTTGACCGACCCGGTGCCGAAGCTGGCGGCAATCAATCGATGGATTGCGGATAATATCCGCTATATCTATGAGGTGGACGACCCCAAAGGCGGTATTGTTCCCCATAAGCCGGAGGTTGTGTACGAACGACGTTATGGTGATTGCAAAGATCGGGCATTTCTGATGTCGGCTTTTGCTCGCCGACAGGGTATCGACCTTTATGCCGCGGTGGTAACGGCCGAACCTTACCAACTGTTCGATGTTCCCACCGGCAATGATTTCAACCATGTTATCTGTGCCTATCGACAAGGCGAGCATTGGCTTTTCTGTGACCCGACCGCCGAACATGTAACGTTCGGTTTTATTCCCGAGGAGATTATTGACCATTACGCTTTGATCTTCGATCCATTCGAACCCGAACTGGTCCGGCTGGAGCAACCTGAGGCGCTTCCGGGGATTGTTGTTACGACCGAGGTGAATATCGATTCGCTCGACAATGCCGGCGCCCAAGTCCGATTGAATAATGCCGTCGCTAATGAAATGCAGTATGAGCGAGGGCATTTGAACGCAACCGATATGGAGCAGTTGCTGTCGTCTTCGGTATCCGGTTATTTTCAGCAAATGATATTCAGTGATTTTCAACCGGTTGGTGAGGACTCCTGTTCGC contains:
- a CDS encoding transposase, whose protein sequence is MTRLKRHFVDGYPCFITLVTHERLPVLVDNVELLHEAIAVARTRLEFTVIAWAILPNHLHAIISSDHANIPDIVHCIKLSFGQRYRRKHDLRKGKIWQDRYWDHMVRDQHDLEQRINYINRNPVKHGLCKSPFDWEHSSAKAFLESGHYQEDWGAQ
- a CDS encoding 4Fe-4S dicluster domain-containing protein is translated as MPLNISQRTTSEALRKKIVEISGQDIGKCYQCGTCSGSCPMIAHINCFPRKLMALAQLGHIEGLAEANTPWVCASCHACMVRCPRGIDIPKVMEAIRLLKLRQNVNEIEPSNLQPEEIIDLPQIAMVSGFRKLTS
- a CDS encoding CoB--CoM heterodisulfide reductase iron-sulfur subunit B family protein; its protein translation is MKIAYYPGCTLKTKARNLEKAALASFKVLGIEVEELPRWNCCGAVYSLADDDLIHIVAPVRDLVRAQQQGAETVLTLCAMCYNTLARANDLMKNDEEKRDTINRFMDEEPDYFGEVKVVHLLDYIRDDYGFEKLAEKVVKPLKGIKVAPYYGCTLLRPREVALDKPDQPELFQKLMETLGAEVIEFPSATTCCGTYQVLGNPEAALDVSHGIITDAVDHGANAMALACPLCDYNLGKRQDQMKSKFENMPEMPIYYVSQLLAIALGIGAEECDFDLNRESSLKLLQANNLISA
- a CDS encoding 4Fe-4S dicluster domain-containing protein, which translates into the protein MSTVTDEKPAVEIKMIPVYIMGKKYEVPAELTIMKAIEYAGYKYIRGCGCRGGICGACATVYRKPGDYKIYTGLACQTVVEPNMYLTQLPFYPAIRATYDFSELHGEAEEVHALYPEVFRCVACNACTKVCPMDVEVMDYIAAIKRGDLKAAAEISFDCIQCGLCASRCMGELPQYHIAQLVRRINGAYLTPKAEHLQTMVANIEAGRYVKVLQELKAMDVETLKKTYTERELEPATAGDDWTPQSNKGL
- a CDS encoding FAD-binding protein, translating into MPYPEELKQLIKVVESTRAERVERKKNNQEVPFMSLDERTDILQFHPDVKEEGRRELSVGPNKGYRIAHEMCNLLEAKSRVDPSLVDLSKIDYETDILVIGGGGAGTAAALLAQEQGAKVIIATKLRHGDANTMMAEGGIQAATKGYKDSPYYHYLDVMGGGHFKNVPDLVETLCNKAPSVIQWLEGLGCNFSKYPDGTLKTIHGGGTSRKRMHFAADITGAEMMRTIRDECRNRVKDIQVVEFSPAVELILNEHGQAAGAVLYNLETEEYMVVKAKAVVMATGGCGRLHIQGFMTTNHYGATADGIVMGYRAGVPVCFLHTVQYHPTGIVFPEQAEGILITEKFRGSGANLVNIEGNQFVNEREPRDVEASSIIRECVSRGMGIPTPTGKLGIWLDSPMIDMLSGEGTVEREFPGKFILYKRFGIDIAREPMLIYPTLHYQNGGLEFKPDGSTCVPGLFLGGEVGGGTHGENRLMGNSLLDIMVYGRIAGEAAGKYVKTDAKDGKLSLDHVVKYNQEVDAAGTAEDRVAPMILPDYTDPRVRNRQLTTHYVGTLR
- a CDS encoding transglutaminase-like domain-containing protein codes for the protein MNILRFLTCVAAFLSIGSVWSVELEPDVDYSEKIVFTIKPKGKSYKLTSNTLRTKKYLSARSVSSTQFYIHDNALSRVKDVKAWVGDKVIDKNEFVISQASGYSTFNSFSRIIEIDFDRYIEQGAEAKIEYKTEYADIADFPEISISNINRLKELELVFQHPRDVAIGFDFYFTHDSIPVIISHDSEKETRLILRDVDYHKPEPYLCIDDSHGSIKVNITRGEEHVTPASVAEFVKWYGELTPLQPVFPDSYKDLPVDELAGLTDPVPKLAAINRWIADNIRYIYEVDDPKGGIVPHKPEVVYERRYGDCKDRAFLMSAFARRQGIDLYAAVVTAEPYQLFDVPTGNDFNHVICAYRQGEHWLFCDPTAEHVTFGFIPEEIIDHYALIFDPFEPELVRLEQPEALPGIVVTTEVNIDSLDNAGAQVRLNNAVANEMQYERGHLNATDMEQLLSSSVSGYFQQMIFSDFQPVGEDSCSLDYTAHLDMSRFIVNGMRYSYLPKSVMNWNTSEMSERENDSWPICLAERLSLDFELTLHGDSLITDSLFEETGNPKSAYSSLRVFSPEKGVVKCSYSVIVARKVLEGDDRRMVLEVNARQATSRSDMITLKREGLQE